A region of Saccharococcus thermophilus DNA encodes the following proteins:
- the cmk gene encoding (d)CMP kinase, with translation MRKRINIAIDGPAAAGKSTVAKMIAKRLSYIYIDTGAMYRALTYRALQQGIALDDEQALISLLKDTYIELRTSPKGQLVLVNGEDVTNIIRGEEVTNAVSLVAKHPLVREEMVARQRSLAKNGGVVMDGRDIGTHVLPNAEVKIFLKASVEERAKRRHAENIARGFPSDLETLKEEIARRDRIDSEREVAPLKKAEDAVEIDTTSLSVEEVVERIMEIVNERIG, from the coding sequence ATGAGAAAAAGAATCAATATTGCCATTGACGGACCAGCTGCAGCAGGGAAAAGCACTGTGGCGAAAATGATTGCAAAGCGGCTCTCTTATATTTATATTGATACAGGCGCCATGTACCGGGCGCTCACATACCGGGCGCTGCAACAAGGGATCGCGCTTGACGATGAACAAGCGTTAATTTCTTTATTAAAGGATACATATATTGAATTAAGGACGTCACCGAAAGGACAGCTTGTGCTAGTCAATGGAGAAGATGTTACGAATATTATTCGGGGAGAAGAGGTAACAAATGCTGTATCTCTTGTCGCCAAGCATCCGTTAGTGCGCGAGGAAATGGTGGCACGCCAACGCAGCCTTGCGAAAAACGGCGGTGTTGTCATGGATGGACGCGATATTGGCACCCATGTGCTTCCTAATGCAGAAGTGAAAATTTTTTTAAAAGCGTCCGTAGAAGAAAGGGCGAAACGCCGTCATGCGGAGAACATTGCTAGAGGATTTCCGTCTGACTTGGAAACGTTAAAAGAGGAAATCGCACGGCGTGATCGAATCGATTCCGAACGTGAAGTAGCCCCCCTTAAAAAAGCGGAAGATGCGGTCGAAATCGATACTACCTCGCTGTCAGTGGAAGAAGTTGTCGAGCGCATCATGGAAATTGTAAACGAAAGGATTGGGTGA
- a CDS encoding Ger(x)C family spore germination protein, with the protein MGILQKAAKLLFVCVHLILLSGCWDRKEVNDLALIVGLGIDQTKDGKIMLTVELIVPKAVGGGGQMIGGGDGGGGAETIVRSGTGTTVADAISNLQEKLPRRIFWGHTEVIVFGEKAARAGIRQHLDFLGRNPQARLRANVLVSKGTAKSVLELSPLIEQSSAEVLRELSESQLLLRVTVKDALQMLSGDAGAAALPMVKILPPEKGKQELQTIAFIQRTAIFKKDKMVGDINDKLTRGVLWLRNEIKQANVTITPKGEKGNVTATLIRAHTEFIPKYQKGKWKMIVKATAEDDIILNGTKWNLMNPKYTKMIEKELANGDE; encoded by the coding sequence ATGGGCATCTTGCAAAAAGCAGCAAAACTTCTTTTCGTTTGTGTTCATCTTATTTTGCTAAGCGGCTGTTGGGACAGGAAGGAAGTCAACGATTTAGCGCTAATCGTAGGATTAGGGATTGATCAAACAAAAGATGGGAAAATCATGCTTACAGTGGAACTAATCGTCCCGAAAGCAGTCGGTGGAGGAGGTCAGATGATAGGTGGTGGCGATGGCGGTGGCGGGGCTGAAACGATAGTAAGATCGGGAACGGGTACCACCGTGGCTGATGCGATCTCAAACCTGCAAGAGAAGCTTCCTCGACGTATTTTCTGGGGACACACGGAGGTGATCGTGTTCGGGGAGAAAGCGGCAAGAGCAGGGATTCGCCAGCATCTCGACTTTCTGGGCCGCAATCCGCAAGCCCGCCTTCGTGCCAATGTATTGGTGAGTAAAGGAACTGCGAAAAGTGTGCTTGAATTGTCCCCCCTAATAGAGCAAAGCTCAGCAGAGGTGCTGCGGGAATTGTCAGAATCGCAGCTTTTACTGCGAGTAACGGTAAAAGACGCTCTGCAAATGCTAAGTGGCGATGCCGGCGCAGCGGCTCTTCCCATGGTGAAGATTTTGCCCCCGGAAAAAGGGAAACAAGAGTTGCAGACCATTGCGTTTATCCAACGTACCGCCATTTTTAAGAAGGATAAAATGGTCGGGGATATTAATGATAAATTGACTCGAGGGGTGCTTTGGCTCAGAAATGAGATCAAACAGGCGAATGTTACGATTACGCCAAAAGGGGAAAAAGGAAATGTCACGGCCACGCTGATCAGAGCGCATACGGAATTCATCCCCAAATATCAGAAAGGCAAGTGGAAGATGATCGTGAAAGCGACCGCGGAAGACGATATTATATTAAACGGAACGAAATGGAACTTGATGAATCCTAAGTATACGAAAATGATCGAAAAAGAATTGGCAAATGGAGACGAATAA
- a CDS encoding flagellar brake protein, with the protein MLKIGDALMLEPLDGGGEKYKSKVLEIGDHYIHISYPIYEKTGKTVFLLNGMQFKASFVGQDDCLYLFETEITGKVRQPVPMVVLAYPGADKLVRIQRRRYVRVKVNTDVAIHPLHQEFTPFATMTSDISAGGAAVVLPPRYERQLLPGMVVEAWLVLTMRSGEYHYLKIKAKIVRIFQGENGINKASLQFLDVAPQDRVRLIRYSFERQLEARKAENMGNKRGESVE; encoded by the coding sequence ATGTTGAAAATAGGGGATGCGTTAATGTTAGAACCGTTGGACGGCGGGGGAGAAAAGTATAAAAGCAAAGTGTTAGAAATAGGGGATCATTATATACACATTAGTTACCCGATTTATGAAAAGACGGGAAAAACAGTATTTTTGCTAAACGGAATGCAATTTAAAGCAAGTTTTGTCGGACAAGATGATTGCCTTTATTTGTTTGAAACAGAAATAACCGGGAAGGTGCGGCAGCCGGTGCCGATGGTTGTCCTCGCTTATCCGGGTGCAGACAAGCTCGTGCGCATTCAGCGCCGGCGGTATGTGAGAGTCAAAGTCAATACCGATGTGGCGATTCACCCGCTTCATCAGGAATTTACACCGTTTGCGACCATGACGAGCGATATTAGCGCCGGCGGAGCGGCGGTCGTTTTGCCGCCGCGATATGAGCGGCAACTGCTGCCTGGAATGGTCGTCGAGGCATGGTTAGTGCTCACCATGAGGTCGGGTGAATATCATTATTTAAAAATAAAAGCGAAAATCGTCCGGATATTTCAAGGTGAAAATGGCATCAACAAGGCATCGCTGCAATTTTTAGACGTAGCGCCGCAGGATCGAGTGCGATTAATTCGCTATAGTTTTGAACGGCAGCTGGAGGCAAGGAAAGCGGAGAATATGGGGAATAAACGAGGAGAAAGCGTGGAATAA
- a CDS encoding GerAB/ArcD/ProY family transporter: protein MIEKGKISAAQMAMMMYPTIIATAILLVPAITARHANQDMWLSPLWASLVGFLTVHIAVRLHQLYPQKTIIEYSGDILGKFLGKAVGLIFLLFYLHITGIIIREYGEFVVGNFLMHTPLVFVMGSMILVCSFAVRGGVEVVGRLAELSVPIVVMFILIIIILLIPDMEVRNMFPIMEKGIMPSLMGAMVPQGWFSEFLLIAFLLPYVADQNKGKKWGMISVVAVMLTLTLINIAILFVLGGITDHFAYPVASAVRYISIADFLEHLEAFLTALWVVGVFLKISVFYYALVLGTAQWLNLSDYRPIVFPMGFFMLLFAVWSAPNLMELTRFLGGSSLFYQFTIQTGLPLLLLFIAKWRKRTNNQKLTE, encoded by the coding sequence ATGATCGAAAAAGGAAAAATATCTGCGGCGCAAATGGCGATGATGATGTATCCTACCATTATCGCCACCGCCATTCTTTTAGTTCCCGCGATCACCGCCCGGCACGCAAATCAGGATATGTGGCTCTCTCCTCTTTGGGCTTCTCTCGTTGGTTTTTTGACGGTCCATATTGCCGTTCGGCTGCATCAGCTCTATCCACAGAAAACCATTATCGAGTACAGCGGGGATATTCTCGGCAAATTTTTAGGGAAAGCGGTTGGGTTGATCTTTTTATTGTTCTATTTGCATATAACTGGAATTATTATCCGAGAGTATGGTGAATTTGTTGTAGGCAACTTTCTTATGCATACTCCATTAGTTTTTGTAATGGGAAGTATGATCCTAGTGTGCTCCTTTGCCGTCCGCGGCGGTGTGGAAGTGGTAGGCAGGCTTGCGGAATTGTCCGTACCTATTGTGGTGATGTTTATATTGATCATTATTATCCTTTTGATTCCGGATATGGAAGTAAGGAATATGTTTCCAATTATGGAAAAGGGAATAATGCCCTCGCTCATGGGTGCGATGGTCCCGCAAGGCTGGTTCAGTGAGTTTCTTCTTATCGCTTTTCTCCTTCCTTATGTAGCCGATCAAAATAAAGGAAAGAAATGGGGCATGATTTCGGTCGTGGCGGTCATGTTGACTTTAACTCTCATCAACATTGCCATCCTTTTCGTCCTAGGAGGAATCACCGACCATTTTGCTTATCCCGTAGCGAGCGCCGTCCGTTACATTAGCATCGCGGATTTCCTTGAACACCTTGAAGCCTTCTTAACGGCTCTTTGGGTAGTGGGTGTATTTTTGAAAATTTCTGTTTTTTATTATGCTTTGGTGTTGGGAACAGCGCAATGGTTGAATTTGTCGGATTATCGCCCGATCGTTTTTCCCATGGGATTTTTCATGCTGTTATTTGCCGTCTGGTCGGCGCCGAATTTAATGGAATTGACCCGCTTTCTAGGAGGTTCTTCCTTGTTTTACCAGTTTACGATTCAAACGGGACTTCCTCTCCTTCTCCTATTTATCGCAAAATGGCGCAAAAGAACCAATAACCAAAAATTAACAGAATAG
- a CDS encoding YpfB family protein codes for MKRIESLLWKLVIIQFIFLIIAQWLILYTPLPPYLGKVYEYEGVSKQEKTKTIETIVDR; via the coding sequence ATGAAACGAATCGAATCTCTTTTATGGAAGCTTGTGATCATTCAGTTTATTTTTTTAATCATTGCGCAGTGGCTTATTTTATACACTCCGCTTCCTCCTTATTTAGGAAAAGTTTATGAATATGAAGGAGTCAGCAAACAAGAAAAAACAAAAACAATCGAAACAATCGTCGACCGTTGA
- the fni gene encoding type 2 isopentenyl-diphosphate Delta-isomerase: MNRAKRKIEHIQHALATFDHGAHGFDDITFVHQSLPDVRIRDIQLHTALGELSLSSPFFINAMTGGGGEKTLEINKGLAEAAKHCRIAMAVGSQTSALKDDKQRKTFEIVRKVNKDGIIFANVGSEATVDDAKRAVDMIEADGLQIHLNVVQELVMPEGDRDFTGALLRIEQIVQNVQVPVIVKEVGFGMSKETAVRLQEAGVKIVDVGGFGGTNFARIENKRRSNVMAYFNDWGISTAASIVEVVQSSPSLTVIGSGGVRTALDAAKAIALGAAAVGMAGPLLRTLVEQGLEALIAFMEELHHDFTFIMGALGTKTIAELQRAPLVIRGDTHHWLTERGFDTKAYSCR, translated from the coding sequence ATGAATCGAGCAAAGCGAAAGATAGAACATATTCAGCATGCGCTCGCTACCTTTGATCATGGCGCACATGGATTTGACGACATTACGTTTGTGCACCAAAGCCTGCCTGATGTGCGCATTCGCGATATCCAGCTGCATACCGCTTTAGGCGAACTTTCCTTAAGTTCGCCTTTCTTTATCAATGCCATGACCGGCGGCGGAGGAGAAAAAACACTCGAGATCAATAAAGGATTGGCAGAGGCGGCAAAGCATTGCCGAATTGCAATGGCGGTCGGTTCCCAAACATCAGCGCTAAAAGACGACAAACAGCGAAAAACGTTTGAGATTGTACGAAAAGTAAATAAAGACGGTATTATTTTTGCGAACGTTGGCAGCGAAGCAACGGTGGATGATGCGAAGCGTGCTGTAGATATGATTGAGGCGGATGGCCTGCAAATTCATTTAAATGTGGTGCAGGAACTTGTGATGCCGGAAGGAGATCGTGATTTTACCGGAGCGTTGCTTCGCATCGAACAAATTGTTCAAAACGTCCAAGTCCCTGTCATCGTAAAAGAAGTAGGATTTGGCATGAGCAAGGAAACGGCAGTGCGCCTACAGGAGGCGGGAGTAAAAATTGTCGATGTTGGCGGTTTTGGCGGAACCAACTTTGCCCGGATCGAAAATAAACGCCGTTCGAACGTGATGGCGTATTTTAATGATTGGGGGATTTCGACGGCGGCGTCGATTGTAGAGGTAGTGCAATCCTCTCCTTCCTTAACGGTGATTGGCAGCGGCGGCGTTCGCACAGCGCTTGATGCCGCGAAAGCGATTGCATTAGGGGCAGCGGCGGTAGGAATGGCGGGACCGCTTTTGCGGACGCTTGTTGAACAAGGGTTGGAAGCATTAATCGCCTTTATGGAGGAGCTTCACCATGATTTCACGTTCATTATGGGAGCGTTGGGGACAAAGACGATCGCCGAACTGCAGCGCGCGCCGCTTGTCATTCGCGGCGATACGCATCATTGGTTAACGGAAAGAGGCTTTGATACAAAGGCATATAGCTGTCGATAA
- a CDS encoding spore germination protein, with the protein MFFFKESKKKKQIVKNQQGQNQNQQQQDFLSTDLEQNLQELQNIYQNCMDIVFRPFKIEGKTKAALIYFDGLSNIEEIDAGVLTPLMKENNAKENTDQFIHVNHILEQRLTVSKVKKVQTITECMEHISSGNPVLLIDQQSEGFALGLANWEKRSIDEPTGEAVIRGPREGFTESLGTNLALLRRKIRSPQLKMKSMKIGEYTQTEVVISYIEGIADQALIQEVETRLSRIKVDGILETSYIEEFIEDNPYSPFPQVLDTERPDVVAASLLEGRVAILQDGTPFVLIVPVSFYSLLQSNEDYYQRSLIGTATRWLRYIFLLISLLLPSLYVALLTFHQEMLPTTLLITIAASREKIPFPALVEALLMEIVFEALREAGLRLPRQAGSAVSIVGALVIGQAAVQAGLVSSPLIMVVALTGIASFTVPRYAAGIALRMLRFPMILLAGTLGLLGIVLGLIMIVTHMATLRSFGVPYLSPMAPIQRGEMKDVLLRAPFWKFNTRPHLTGKDNNIERQSPDQKPNPNHGDDETSKGKGGS; encoded by the coding sequence ATGTTTTTTTTTAAAGAAAGCAAGAAAAAAAAACAAATAGTGAAGAACCAGCAAGGGCAAAACCAAAATCAGCAACAACAGGACTTTCTTTCTACCGATTTGGAGCAAAATCTGCAAGAACTGCAAAACATCTATCAAAATTGTATGGATATCGTTTTTCGCCCATTTAAAATTGAGGGAAAAACAAAAGCTGCTCTTATCTATTTCGACGGTTTGTCTAACATCGAAGAAATCGATGCGGGCGTACTCACCCCTTTGATGAAAGAAAATAATGCCAAGGAGAATACCGATCAGTTCATTCATGTCAATCACATATTAGAACAAAGATTGACGGTTTCAAAGGTAAAGAAGGTACAAACAATTACAGAGTGCATGGAACATATCTCTAGTGGAAACCCGGTTTTGCTTATCGACCAACAAAGCGAAGGATTCGCATTAGGTTTGGCAAATTGGGAAAAACGTTCCATAGACGAACCAACGGGGGAAGCGGTGATAAGAGGGCCGCGGGAGGGCTTCACCGAATCATTAGGGACTAACCTTGCTTTATTGCGCAGAAAAATAAGAAGCCCGCAGCTAAAAATGAAATCAATGAAAATTGGGGAATATACCCAGACCGAAGTAGTCATCTCTTATATTGAAGGAATTGCCGATCAAGCATTAATTCAAGAAGTAGAGACCCGGCTTAGCCGCATCAAGGTAGACGGCATTTTGGAAACGAGCTATATTGAAGAGTTCATTGAGGACAATCCTTACTCCCCGTTTCCTCAAGTCTTGGATACCGAACGGCCTGATGTTGTAGCGGCAAGCCTGCTTGAAGGGCGAGTAGCGATTCTTCAAGACGGCACTCCTTTCGTTTTGATTGTGCCGGTTTCTTTTTATTCTTTGCTGCAATCAAATGAAGATTACTACCAACGATCCTTAATAGGCACGGCAACCCGCTGGCTGCGTTACATATTTCTTTTGATATCTCTTTTACTGCCGTCGTTGTATGTGGCGCTCCTTACCTTTCATCAGGAAATGCTTCCTACTACACTTTTGATAACCATTGCTGCTTCTCGGGAGAAGATTCCCTTTCCGGCACTGGTCGAAGCGTTGCTCATGGAAATTGTATTTGAGGCCCTGCGTGAAGCGGGGTTAAGGCTCCCAAGACAAGCGGGTTCTGCGGTTAGTATCGTTGGCGCGCTGGTGATTGGGCAAGCTGCGGTTCAAGCAGGCCTCGTTTCTAGTCCTCTGATCATGGTGGTCGCCTTGACAGGGATTGCCTCTTTTACCGTTCCCCGTTATGCCGCTGGAATCGCATTAAGGATGCTGCGCTTTCCGATGATCTTGCTGGCAGGGACGTTAGGGCTTCTCGGGATTGTGCTTGGGCTGATTATGATTGTTACTCATATGGCGACGCTTCGTTCTTTTGGCGTTCCCTATTTATCTCCGATGGCTCCAATACAAAGGGGCGAAATGAAAGACGTGCTGCTGCGCGCGCCTTTTTGGAAGTTCAATACACGCCCTCATTTAACGGGAAAGGATAATAACATTGAGCGGCAAAGTCCGGATCAGAAACCGAATCCTAATCACGGAGATGACGAGACGAGTAAAGGGAAAGGAGGATCATGA
- a CDS encoding IS200/IS605 family accessory protein TnpB-related protein: MKTVRMMKIVSDDETQLHSLDELMRVFGSAKRYAFNRLLEGRNAKDIIKHLPRQFPLNKRFAEDAVLLVQSLISSQRGLLPMRLEDVRAKIEKTEKKIDEYQHGRKTPKNVDLPTCLAGLQRRLEKLKSKEEELKHHLAQGTIPRVIFGGKQNFYKRLKGKITNEEWKDLRSNQLYARGDKSKKGNLNIRLTYDDKTYQCYVEIANPLGQPKGKHAPRLRFPVSVPEKYEEEIIDLVMGEPVGVNAKGKPIIEYQTYTVEIKRKNGEYYVYLIYEEEVYGRELAYDEPIEAERIAGMDINIDRIAVSIVSKQGNFLQSKVFYCHELEYVKANKRNNIIGETVRDVYDWLLQENVGAVVIENIQLRQRHDTDKRFNRFTHNFKKKKLTDTIIRRGLWLGFRVKKVNPAYTSVIGRFKYMKKYGLSVHESAALVIGRRGLGYQERLPKELIHIIKTKVKRHLIAVLGSMEESYKQSKSGTKQLQYIAMMLRKIENFKQDHEWSLWNILHMLLAEPGPNSTEGGVDLVAKIAVVYGTMEGMVHDKCRR; this comes from the coding sequence ATGAAAACGGTTCGGATGATGAAAATCGTTTCCGATGATGAAACACAACTTCACTCATTAGATGAGTTGATGCGCGTCTTTGGTTCCGCGAAGCGATACGCGTTCAACCGTTTGCTGGAGGGAAGGAACGCAAAAGACATCATCAAGCACCTTCCGCGCCAATTTCCGCTCAACAAACGGTTTGCCGAAGATGCGGTCTTGCTTGTTCAATCACTGATTTCTTCCCAACGTGGGTTGCTTCCAATGCGCTTAGAGGATGTACGGGCGAAAATCGAAAAAACCGAAAAGAAAATCGATGAATATCAACATGGACGAAAAACACCAAAGAATGTCGATCTTCCAACATGTTTAGCCGGATTACAGCGACGATTAGAAAAACTGAAATCCAAAGAAGAGGAGCTAAAGCACCATCTCGCCCAAGGAACGATTCCACGTGTGATTTTTGGTGGGAAACAAAATTTTTATAAGCGTTTGAAAGGAAAAATCACGAACGAAGAATGGAAAGACTTGCGCTCGAATCAATTGTACGCCAGAGGCGATAAAAGCAAAAAAGGAAATTTGAATATTCGTCTCACCTATGACGACAAGACGTACCAATGTTATGTAGAAATCGCCAATCCACTTGGACAACCAAAAGGGAAACACGCTCCCCGTTTACGATTTCCTGTATCTGTTCCTGAAAAATATGAAGAGGAAATCATCGATCTCGTCATGGGAGAACCAGTCGGAGTGAATGCAAAAGGAAAGCCGATCATCGAATATCAAACTTACACCGTCGAAATCAAACGCAAAAACGGGGAATATTATGTCTATCTTATCTATGAAGAAGAGGTATATGGCAGGGAACTTGCCTACGATGAACCGATTGAAGCGGAACGAATCGCTGGGATGGATATCAACATTGACCGCATCGCCGTAAGCATCGTTTCAAAACAAGGAAACTTTCTTCAATCAAAGGTGTTTTACTGCCATGAACTCGAATATGTGAAAGCGAATAAGCGAAACAACATCATTGGAGAAACCGTACGAGATGTGTATGACTGGCTGCTTCAAGAGAATGTTGGGGCAGTGGTCATCGAAAACATTCAACTAAGACAGCGGCACGATACGGACAAACGATTCAATCGCTTTACCCATAATTTCAAAAAGAAAAAACTGACTGACACCATCATTCGCCGGGGCTTATGGCTTGGGTTTCGCGTCAAAAAAGTGAATCCGGCGTATACCAGCGTCATCGGACGTTTCAAGTATATGAAGAAATACGGGTTATCCGTTCATGAAAGTGCCGCTTTGGTGATTGGCAGACGGGGATTAGGGTATCAGGAACGATTGCCAAAAGAACTCATTCACATCATAAAAACGAAAGTGAAACGCCATTTGATTGCGGTGTTAGGGTCGATGGAAGAATCCTACAAGCAATCGAAAAGCGGAACGAAACAGCTCCAATATATCGCGATGATGTTACGCAAAATCGAGAATTTCAAACAAGATCATGAATGGTCATTATGGAACATCTTGCATATGTTGTTGGCTGAACCAGGGCCAAATTCAACTGAGGGAGGTGTAGACCTGGTTGCTAAAATCGCTGTCGTGTACGGAACGATGGAAGGAATGGTGCACGACAAGTGCCGTCGCTAA
- a CDS encoding 1-acyl-sn-glycerol-3-phosphate acyltransferase produces MTLDFYSFAKGIVKNILTPLYRIKVIGVEQFPQEGGVLLCANHISNLDPPILGITAPRPIHFMAKEELFRVPILKNLINHLHAFPVKRGMSDRQALRTGLEVLKQGHVLGIFPEGTRSKDGKLKKGLPGVGFFALRTNAAVVPCAIIGPYRPFVPLKVIYGAPIDMAPLRERKASPEEATDYIMQHIQALFDQHH; encoded by the coding sequence GTGACGTTGGATTTTTATTCGTTTGCCAAGGGAATTGTAAAAAACATTTTAACGCCTCTGTATCGCATTAAAGTAATAGGGGTGGAGCAGTTCCCGCAAGAAGGAGGAGTACTTCTTTGTGCAAACCACATTAGCAATCTCGACCCGCCAATCCTTGGCATTACCGCGCCAAGGCCGATTCACTTTATGGCGAAAGAAGAATTGTTTCGCGTTCCAATTTTAAAAAACTTGATCAACCATTTGCACGCGTTTCCAGTCAAACGGGGGATGAGCGACCGCCAAGCGTTGCGGACCGGGCTGGAAGTGTTAAAACAAGGGCATGTGTTAGGCATTTTTCCTGAGGGAACGAGAAGCAAAGATGGAAAATTAAAAAAAGGATTGCCTGGTGTCGGCTTTTTTGCGCTGCGGACAAACGCCGCCGTGGTTCCTTGCGCCATTATCGGTCCATATCGCCCGTTTGTGCCGCTGAAAGTGATTTACGGCGCGCCAATTGATATGGCGCCGCTGCGCGAGCGAAAAGCATCTCCGGAAGAAGCGACAGATTATATTATGCAACATATTCAGGCACTGTTCGATCAACATCATTAA
- the rpsA gene encoding 30S ribosomal protein S1, with translation MTEDMNLQVNVYKVGDIVRGKVVKLEDKQVLVDIEDSKQSGIIPISELSNLHIEKTSDAVSVGDEVTAKVKKVEEGKEGEEDLLILSKKAVDADRAWEELERKFASGETFTAVVKDLVKGGLVADVGVRGFIPASLVEPHYVEDFSDYKGKALAVKVVELDREKNRVILSHRAVVEEEQQRQRKEALQRLQPGQVLEGIVRRITDFGVFVDVGGFDGLVHISQLSHTRVDHPSDVVKEGETVKVKVLAVDEENGRVSLSIKEAMPGPWEGIAEKIAPGDIVTGIVKRLVPFGAFIEIFPGVEGLVHISQISNKRIGTPHEVLKEGEEVKAKVLDVNEAEHRISLSMRELIEEETASEEDYSQYTKPSSEVRGFQIGEVIGEQLKKLK, from the coding sequence ATGACAGAAGACATGAATTTGCAAGTAAACGTATATAAAGTGGGTGATATCGTTCGAGGGAAAGTCGTAAAACTAGAAGATAAGCAAGTGCTTGTCGATATTGAAGACAGCAAACAAAGCGGAATCATCCCGATCAGTGAATTATCCAATTTGCATATTGAAAAAACAAGCGACGCTGTTTCCGTCGGGGATGAAGTGACAGCGAAAGTGAAAAAAGTAGAGGAAGGCAAAGAGGGAGAAGAGGATTTGCTGATTTTATCGAAGAAAGCGGTTGACGCAGACCGTGCTTGGGAAGAATTGGAGAGAAAATTTGCTAGCGGTGAAACGTTTACGGCGGTCGTAAAAGACCTTGTCAAAGGGGGGCTTGTCGCTGATGTTGGAGTGCGCGGCTTTATCCCTGCTTCCCTTGTGGAACCGCATTATGTTGAGGATTTTTCCGACTATAAAGGAAAGGCGCTTGCCGTAAAAGTGGTGGAGCTGGATCGCGAAAAAAATCGCGTCATTTTATCGCATCGCGCGGTTGTGGAAGAAGAGCAGCAACGCCAACGGAAAGAAGCGTTACAGCGTTTGCAACCAGGGCAAGTGCTTGAGGGGATCGTGCGCCGCATTACCGATTTTGGTGTGTTTGTCGATGTCGGCGGTTTTGATGGCCTTGTACATATTTCACAGCTTTCCCATACCCGTGTCGACCATCCGTCTGATGTCGTAAAAGAAGGAGAAACGGTAAAAGTAAAAGTGCTTGCAGTGGATGAAGAGAATGGCCGCGTTTCCCTGTCGATCAAAGAGGCAATGCCAGGTCCTTGGGAAGGAATTGCCGAAAAAATTGCCCCTGGCGATATTGTTACAGGCATAGTGAAACGGCTTGTGCCGTTTGGCGCGTTTATTGAAATTTTCCCAGGTGTGGAAGGCCTTGTCCATATTTCCCAAATCTCCAATAAGCGGATCGGCACGCCGCATGAAGTGTTAAAAGAAGGTGAGGAAGTCAAAGCGAAAGTGCTCGATGTCAATGAAGCGGAGCACCGCATTTCGCTAAGCATGCGCGAGCTTATTGAAGAAGAGACCGCATCGGAAGAAGACTATAGCCAATATACAAAACCATCTAGTGAAGTAAGAGGATTCCAAATTGGCGAAGTGATCGGAGAACAGCTGAAAAAATTAAAATAA